In Aedes albopictus strain Foshan chromosome 3, AalbF5, whole genome shotgun sequence, the following are encoded in one genomic region:
- the LOC115267811 gene encoding BAG domain-containing protein Samui isoform X1, whose translation MSQQEKQSQPTVRHIPIFVEGRSEPLVNKVPETQPSNNSSSSSIPEMPRMDMPRMDMPSHNNDFFKQSIFDRARDFPVRTFPNSSFFNKTSPAREASPARQVPVYTAEATSTVPPPSSQQQQQKQEQPQPRGSSVPRQTPSPPTAQQQQQQYQQEQAKRYQQHQQEQQQQAAAAAAHDQTDSQPKKATPPPQPPTANDPISKIQKIQRDVLQIFDQVEKFQGNKEGKKDKTYIYLDEMLTQNLLKLDSIDAEDQPQIKSARKEAIKSINHCIAVLEAKAEAAATSAKDSSEPSSKEGDQQQQVPNGTTDRTGSGASLSHSSSNSSSQQPMHSDQTHAISIR comes from the exons ATGTCCCAGCAGGAAAAACAATCTCAGCCCACCGTGCGGCACATTCCGATCTTTGTCGAGGGACGTTCGGAGCCTTTGGTGAACAAAGTGCCAGAAACTCAACCAAGCAACAACTCTTCGTCCAGTTCGATTCCGGAGATGCCTCGGATGGATATGCCACGAATGGACATGCCATCGCATAACAACGACTTCTTCAAGCAGTCTATCTTCGATCGCGCGCGTGATTTCCCGGTGCGGACTTTTCCCAATTCTTCATTTTTCAACAAGACCAGTCCGGCCCGTGAAGCATCGCCCGCTAGGCAAGTTCCTGTTTATACAGCAGAAGCTACGTCCACAGTGCCTCCGCCATCgtcgcagcagcagcaacagaagcAAGAACAACCCCAACCTCGGGGATCATCTGTGCCGCGGCAAACTCCCTCGCCTCCCACtgcacagcaacaacaacagcaatatCAACAGGAGCAAGCCAAACGGTATCAGCAGCACCAgcaagaacagcagcaacaggcggcggcggcagcggcgcaTGATCAAACAGATTCGCAGCCCAAGAAAGCTACTCCTCCCCCACAACCTCCGACGGCTAATGATCCGATTAGCAAAATCCAGAAGATCCAGAGGGACGTTCTGCAAATCTTCGACCAGGTGGAAAAGTTCCAGGGCAACAAGGAAGGCAAAAAGGACAAAACCTACATCTACCTAGACGAGATGCTGACGCAGAATCTGCTAAAGTTGGACTCGATCGACGCCGAGGATCAACCACAGATCAAATCCGCCCGAAAGGAAGCCATCAAGAGCATAAACCATTGCATTGCCGTTCTGGAGGCGAAGGCGGAAGCTGCCGCCACGTCAGCGAAAGATTCCAGCGAGCCGTCTTCGAAAGAAGGCGATCAGCAGCAACAGGTGCCTAACGGAACGACCGACCGGACCGGTTCCGGCGCTTCCCTATCGCATTCTTCGTCCAACTCTTCTAGTCAGCAGCCGATGCATTCGGATCAGACGCA TGCGATCTCTATTAGATAA
- the LOC115267811 gene encoding BAG domain-containing protein Samui isoform X2, with protein sequence MSQQEKQSQPTVRHIPIFVEGRSEPLVNKVPETQPSNNSSSSSIPEMPRMDMPRMDMPSHNNDFFKQSIFDRARDFPVRTFPNSSFFNKTSPAREASPARQVPVYTAEATSTVPPPSSQQQQQKQEQPQPRGSSVPRQTPSPPTAQQQQQQYQQEQAKRYQQHQQEQQQQAAAAAAHDQTDSQPKKATPPPQPPTANDPISKIQKIQRDVLQIFDQVEKFQGNKEGKKDKTYIYLDEMLTQNLLKLDSIDAEDQPQIKSARKEAIKSINHCIAVLEAKAEAAATSAKDSSEPSSKEGDQQQQVPNGTTDRTGSGASLSHSSSNSSSQQPMHSDQTQ encoded by the coding sequence ATGTCCCAGCAGGAAAAACAATCTCAGCCCACCGTGCGGCACATTCCGATCTTTGTCGAGGGACGTTCGGAGCCTTTGGTGAACAAAGTGCCAGAAACTCAACCAAGCAACAACTCTTCGTCCAGTTCGATTCCGGAGATGCCTCGGATGGATATGCCACGAATGGACATGCCATCGCATAACAACGACTTCTTCAAGCAGTCTATCTTCGATCGCGCGCGTGATTTCCCGGTGCGGACTTTTCCCAATTCTTCATTTTTCAACAAGACCAGTCCGGCCCGTGAAGCATCGCCCGCTAGGCAAGTTCCTGTTTATACAGCAGAAGCTACGTCCACAGTGCCTCCGCCATCgtcgcagcagcagcaacagaagcAAGAACAACCCCAACCTCGGGGATCATCTGTGCCGCGGCAAACTCCCTCGCCTCCCACtgcacagcaacaacaacagcaatatCAACAGGAGCAAGCCAAACGGTATCAGCAGCACCAgcaagaacagcagcaacaggcggcggcggcagcggcgcaTGATCAAACAGATTCGCAGCCCAAGAAAGCTACTCCTCCCCCACAACCTCCGACGGCTAATGATCCGATTAGCAAAATCCAGAAGATCCAGAGGGACGTTCTGCAAATCTTCGACCAGGTGGAAAAGTTCCAGGGCAACAAGGAAGGCAAAAAGGACAAAACCTACATCTACCTAGACGAGATGCTGACGCAGAATCTGCTAAAGTTGGACTCGATCGACGCCGAGGATCAACCACAGATCAAATCCGCCCGAAAGGAAGCCATCAAGAGCATAAACCATTGCATTGCCGTTCTGGAGGCGAAGGCGGAAGCTGCCGCCACGTCAGCGAAAGATTCCAGCGAGCCGTCTTCGAAAGAAGGCGATCAGCAGCAACAGGTGCCTAACGGAACGACCGACCGGACCGGTTCCGGCGCTTCCCTATCGCATTCTTCGTCCAACTCTTCTAGTCAGCAGCCGATGCATTCGGATCAGACGCAGTAA